From Enterococcus wangshanyuanii, the proteins below share one genomic window:
- a CDS encoding zinc ribbon domain-containing protein YjdM, which produces MENLPSCPECGSTYTYEDRGMMICPECGHEWSTEEAAEDTTAVIKDANGNVLADGDNVTVIKDLKVKGASGAIKQGTKVKGIRLVADAADGHNIDCKVEGFGPMKLKSEFVKKN; this is translated from the coding sequence ATGGAAAATTTACCAAGTTGCCCTGAATGCGGCTCTACTTATACTTATGAGGATCGCGGCATGATGATTTGTCCAGAATGCGGACATGAATGGTCGACAGAAGAAGCTGCTGAAGATACAACAGCTGTAATCAAAGATGCTAATGGAAATGTATTGGCAGATGGTGATAATGTCACAGTCATCAAAGATCTAAAAGTCAAAGGTGCCAGTGGTGCAATAAAACAGGGAACGAAGGTCAAAGGCATTCGTTTAGTTGCAGATGCAGCTGATGGACACAATATTGATTGTAAAGTAGAAGGCTTTGGTCCGATGAAATTGAAATCGGAATTTGTGAAGAAGAATTAG
- a CDS encoding histidine phosphatase family protein, giving the protein MKLKKLFVGAALVSMVLAGCNSGTATEEKKADTKENKNSEVVIYLARHGKTMLNTVDRSQGWIDAPLTPAGVEVAEHLGKGLSDVSFDKVVTSDSGRAIETAELVLQNNGQEDMIKKMTKDKRLREYNFGTYEGLMNEEMLTAVAKEQGKTFEEYNEWMQEVGFYKGILDFADVLSKLDKKNVEEGVNWPAEDSQTIIDRLTNALDDLVKDAQKEGANNVLVVSHGMSIITLLGELDSNADLPDGGLKNASVSKVTYKDGKYSVDSVNDLSYVEKGQEAK; this is encoded by the coding sequence ATGAAATTGAAAAAATTGTTTGTTGGAGCAGCATTAGTATCAATGGTATTAGCAGGATGTAATAGTGGAACAGCAACAGAAGAGAAGAAAGCAGATACGAAAGAAAATAAAAATTCTGAGGTCGTGATTTATCTTGCTCGTCATGGGAAAACGATGTTGAATACGGTCGATCGTTCCCAAGGCTGGATCGATGCACCTTTAACACCAGCAGGAGTTGAAGTAGCTGAGCATTTAGGTAAAGGGTTATCGGACGTAAGCTTTGATAAAGTCGTAACTAGTGATAGTGGTCGTGCGATCGAAACGGCTGAGTTAGTCCTGCAAAATAATGGACAAGAAGATATGATCAAGAAAATGACAAAAGACAAACGTTTAAGAGAATATAATTTTGGTACCTATGAAGGATTGATGAATGAAGAAATGCTGACAGCAGTTGCAAAAGAGCAGGGAAAAACATTCGAAGAATATAATGAATGGATGCAGGAAGTCGGTTTCTATAAAGGAATTCTTGATTTTGCAGATGTGTTATCTAAGTTAGACAAGAAAAATGTTGAAGAAGGTGTCAATTGGCCCGCAGAAGATAGCCAAACGATTATTGATCGACTGACAAATGCGTTGGATGATTTAGTGAAAGACGCTCAAAAAGAAGGTGCAAATAATGTTTTAGTCGTGTCTCACGGGATGAGTATCATCACTTTATTGGGAGAATTGGATTCAAATGCTGACTTACCAGATGGCGGTTTAAAAAATGCGAGTGTCTCAAAAGTCACCTACAAAGATGGCAAATATTCAGTTGACAGTGTGAATGATCTTTCCTATGTAGAAAAAGGGCAAGAAGCAAAATAA
- a CDS encoding DHH family phosphoesterase: MDVLKEILTTIKAYETIIIHRHQRPDPDAIGSQVGLAELLRTSFPEKKIYQVGGPVEGLEFLATMDEVSDEDYEDALVIVTDTANSPRISDDRYKLGKQLIKIDHHPNDEPYGDLVWVNTEASSCSEIIVDFYHHNQAELTMNDEAARLLYAGIIGDTGRFLYPATTSHTLEVAAELMTYDFDPTDLNRELEQMPMNVAKLAGYVYQNIEVDENGAGKVILPQSLLDEYGIVDSETAAIVSLPGMIDEVLAWGIFVQQPEGYYRVRLRSKGPVINELAKEHHGGGHPLASGANAKDAAEVAVIYREIQQLCKKFKNNV, encoded by the coding sequence ATGGATGTTTTAAAAGAGATTTTAACAACGATCAAAGCATATGAAACAATTATTATACATCGCCACCAGCGACCTGATCCAGATGCAATTGGTTCCCAGGTTGGGTTGGCTGAACTATTACGTACTAGCTTTCCGGAAAAAAAGATTTACCAAGTCGGCGGACCTGTTGAAGGATTAGAATTTTTAGCCACGATGGATGAAGTTTCTGATGAAGACTATGAAGATGCACTTGTGATCGTCACAGATACAGCCAATTCGCCTAGAATCAGTGATGACCGCTATAAGCTAGGAAAACAATTGATCAAAATCGATCATCATCCTAATGATGAGCCTTATGGTGATTTGGTTTGGGTCAATACAGAAGCTAGTAGCTGCAGTGAAATTATTGTTGATTTTTATCATCATAATCAAGCGGAGCTAACGATGAATGATGAAGCAGCAAGACTGCTATATGCAGGGATCATTGGCGATACTGGCCGATTTTTATATCCGGCAACGACTTCTCATACTTTAGAGGTAGCAGCAGAATTAATGACCTATGACTTTGACCCAACTGATTTAAATCGTGAGCTGGAGCAAATGCCTATGAATGTTGCCAAATTAGCAGGTTACGTGTACCAAAATATTGAGGTTGACGAAAATGGTGCTGGAAAGGTCATCCTACCGCAAAGTTTGCTGGATGAATATGGCATCGTTGATTCAGAAACTGCGGCTATTGTCTCTTTACCTGGAATGATCGATGAAGTGCTAGCCTGGGGAATTTTTGTACAACAGCCAGAAGGCTATTACCGTGTACGCTTAAGATCAAAAGGGCCTGTGATCAATGAATTAGCGAAAGAGCATCATGGCGGTGGCCATCCTTTGGCTAGTGGAGCTAATGCTAAAGACGCTGCTGAAGTTGCTGTAATCTATCGTGAAATTCAACAATTGTGCAAAAAGTTTAAAAATAACGTATGA